Proteins from one Chitinophaga oryzae genomic window:
- a CDS encoding phosphoglycerate kinase — protein sequence MSKFSDYHFNGRKALVRVDFNVPLNDKFEITDDTRMRAAVPTIRKILKDGGAVILMSHLGRPKDGPTDKYSLKHLVYHLISLLDGATVKFAEDCTGPVAEKAAADLQMGEVLLLENLRFHKAEEKGDASFAEQLAKLGNVYVNDAFGTAHRAHASTAVIAQFFAQPDRMFGLLMEAEVSNAEKVLNNATAPFTAILGGAKVSDKILIIETLMDRANNIIIGGGMAYTFLKAQGKEIGNSLCENDKLDLANELLDKARTKGVKLILPVDSVAADKFAADAATQVVSNDNIPAGWMGLDIGPASVAIFSETIQASKTILWNGPMGVFEMEAFQKGTKGVADAIVLATAQGAFSLVGGGDSVAAVNQFGLADKVSYVSTGGGAMLEFFEGKILPGIAAI from the coding sequence ATGAGCAAATTCTCCGACTATCATTTCAACGGCCGTAAAGCCCTGGTCCGCGTGGACTTCAACGTTCCCCTGAACGATAAGTTCGAAATCACGGACGACACCCGCATGCGCGCTGCCGTTCCTACCATCAGGAAAATCCTCAAAGATGGCGGCGCTGTCATCCTGATGTCCCACCTCGGCCGCCCGAAAGATGGTCCTACCGATAAATATTCTTTGAAACACCTCGTATACCATCTCATTTCCCTGCTGGACGGCGCTACCGTTAAATTTGCAGAAGACTGCACCGGCCCCGTAGCCGAAAAAGCCGCTGCCGACCTGCAAATGGGCGAAGTGCTCCTGCTGGAAAACCTGCGTTTCCACAAAGCAGAAGAGAAAGGCGATGCCTCCTTCGCTGAACAGCTGGCTAAACTGGGCAACGTGTATGTCAACGATGCCTTCGGCACCGCCCACCGCGCACACGCCTCCACAGCGGTTATCGCACAGTTCTTCGCTCAGCCGGACCGCATGTTCGGCCTCCTCATGGAAGCGGAAGTGTCCAACGCGGAGAAAGTACTCAACAACGCCACCGCCCCTTTCACTGCCATCCTCGGCGGCGCTAAAGTGAGCGACAAAATACTGATCATCGAAACACTGATGGACCGCGCCAATAACATCATCATCGGCGGCGGTATGGCTTATACCTTCCTCAAGGCGCAAGGCAAGGAAATAGGCAACTCCCTCTGTGAAAATGATAAACTGGACCTCGCCAATGAACTGCTGGACAAAGCCCGCACCAAAGGCGTTAAGCTGATCCTGCCGGTAGATTCTGTTGCGGCGGACAAATTCGCTGCCGATGCCGCCACCCAGGTGGTGTCCAACGATAATATCCCCGCCGGCTGGATGGGCCTCGATATCGGACCCGCTTCCGTAGCCATCTTCAGCGAAACCATCCAGGCATCCAAAACCATCCTGTGGAACGGTCCTATGGGCGTTTTCGAAATGGAAGCGTTCCAGAAAGGAACCAAAGGCGTTGCGGACGCTATCGTGCTGGCCACTGCACAGGGAGCGTTCTCCCTCGTGGGCGGCGGTGACTCCGTAGCGGCGGTTAACCAGTTCGGACTGGCCGACAAGGTAAGCTACGTGTCCACCGGCGGCGGCGCTATGCTGGAATTCTTCGAAGGCAAAATACTGCCCGGCATCGCAGCCATCTGA
- a CDS encoding DEAD/DEAH box helicase, with protein sequence MANNEHIQLLAYWRSSLADASRVEIPVEKSPHQYKAVVDFVKGSVSAEQAAVLIDKAEEQLNDIKGRKSKDDPEWEYLDETNILIAPFRVSPDPEYTRYSGEPDVSYPFWIRAAVNREGNLKTHDDTFPYIPRPHLEPQVNEAVNFVFSDVDTVDAAFAMPFMNDGKWNSYRKYLEEVFRKITGVSIWQYSAERHTVEFSYTMVAYEPLTSAADGIIKLYDYLIREKEVPAVLERLADKADAGQRPLLAADNFEQASVRHLGQMAYAYPLSVSQRKSLYHLQTLDNGEILAVNGPPGTGKTTLLQSVVANEVVQSALKGEAPAVILACSTNNQAVTNIIDSFSGITQKPGLLYERWLPGIKGFGLYLPAQGKKVAQSIPHLKRIAGRLAGAHIDKENVSYLATAELQYVDNFERCMAQKGLSVQEITLLLRSKLKEKEKQLEEGIQLWQQYKRISALIEKLAPEADISLFQYNTLNEAQLAQIESAVRALEQQIVDYLDKESVWIKLFGFLRFVKEKRAFRLSYLFRGCPLNYDAVDFYNIGSFHHFFNERLKLIQQIRKYAQAWNQWKKACHIQANPPADDEGFKAAERNRQSFFYDELEMGLKYDLFYLAIHYWEGRWILATQEVIAEDRIHRNGTADAAKRWQRFAMLSPCFVSTFFMAPKFFTYSKLIKGSGSKSVWDTPPLTAFIDLLIVDEAGQVSPEVGAATFALARKAVVVGDTLQIEPVWNVPAKVDHANLFRSRVISDINDQYAIGELLTKGFLSSSGSIMKLAQKATPYQMYQDMERGMMLTEHRRCFDEIITYCNKLAYHGLLEPKKGPAKDILFAPMQFHAVSGISEARGTSKANQEEAVAIASWVLTHQQQIISYYQEIENAAANREKRVAKTLRLADVIGIITPFTGQKYELSKTLRKSGVDLSGLTIGTVHALQGAERPVILFSATYGSNDIKKGYFFDRGVNMLNVAVSRAKDAFVLFGNKEILTKSDTTPSGQLYRYIKWLTEKPMTIGQEASSFPPHP encoded by the coding sequence TTGGCAAATAATGAACATATACAACTGCTTGCATACTGGCGAAGCTCCCTTGCGGACGCATCCCGTGTGGAGATCCCGGTGGAGAAATCCCCCCATCAGTACAAGGCAGTGGTTGATTTCGTAAAGGGAAGTGTTTCAGCAGAACAAGCAGCTGTGCTGATTGATAAAGCGGAAGAACAGCTGAATGATATAAAGGGACGAAAGAGCAAAGACGATCCGGAATGGGAGTACCTGGATGAAACGAATATCCTTATAGCGCCTTTCCGTGTAAGTCCTGATCCTGAATATACCAGGTATTCAGGAGAACCGGATGTTAGTTATCCATTCTGGATAAGGGCTGCGGTAAACAGAGAAGGGAATTTAAAGACCCACGATGACACTTTCCCTTACATTCCCCGTCCGCATCTGGAGCCTCAGGTAAATGAAGCGGTAAACTTCGTTTTTTCGGACGTAGATACAGTCGACGCCGCCTTTGCCATGCCCTTTATGAATGACGGCAAATGGAACAGTTACCGCAAATACCTGGAAGAAGTGTTCAGAAAAATTACCGGAGTATCCATTTGGCAATATTCCGCAGAAAGACATACCGTGGAGTTTTCCTATACCATGGTCGCTTATGAACCATTAACCAGCGCAGCAGACGGGATTATAAAATTATACGACTATCTGATCCGGGAAAAAGAAGTGCCTGCAGTATTGGAGCGGCTGGCTGATAAAGCTGATGCCGGCCAGCGGCCGTTACTGGCGGCGGATAATTTTGAGCAGGCATCGGTCCGCCATCTGGGGCAGATGGCTTATGCCTATCCGTTATCCGTATCCCAACGAAAGTCTTTATATCATTTACAAACACTCGATAATGGTGAAATCCTGGCGGTAAACGGTCCTCCAGGCACTGGCAAAACTACTTTGCTGCAAAGCGTGGTGGCGAATGAAGTCGTACAAAGCGCCCTCAAAGGAGAAGCGCCCGCTGTAATCCTCGCCTGTTCTACCAATAACCAGGCTGTTACCAATATTATCGATAGTTTTTCCGGCATCACACAAAAGCCCGGACTGCTGTATGAACGCTGGCTGCCGGGTATTAAGGGGTTTGGCCTTTATCTTCCGGCGCAGGGAAAGAAGGTAGCGCAAAGCATTCCGCATCTTAAACGTATAGCCGGAAGATTAGCCGGCGCACATATCGATAAGGAAAATGTCTCCTATCTCGCAACCGCTGAACTTCAATATGTTGATAATTTTGAACGTTGTATGGCACAAAAGGGCTTAAGCGTTCAGGAAATTACCCTGCTGCTGCGGAGCAAACTGAAAGAGAAAGAGAAGCAGCTTGAAGAAGGCATACAACTATGGCAACAATATAAAAGAATTTCGGCCCTGATCGAAAAGTTAGCGCCGGAGGCTGATATCAGTTTGTTTCAGTACAATACACTGAATGAAGCGCAATTAGCGCAAATTGAATCTGCTGTGAGAGCGCTCGAACAGCAGATCGTTGATTACCTGGACAAAGAATCTGTTTGGATAAAGCTCTTTGGGTTCCTGCGGTTTGTAAAAGAAAAAAGAGCCTTCCGGTTATCGTATTTGTTTCGCGGGTGTCCGCTAAACTACGATGCAGTGGACTTTTACAACATAGGCTCTTTCCATCATTTTTTTAATGAAAGACTTAAACTGATACAACAGATCAGGAAGTATGCACAAGCCTGGAACCAGTGGAAGAAAGCCTGCCATATACAGGCAAACCCGCCTGCCGATGACGAAGGGTTTAAGGCAGCTGAACGAAACCGGCAGTCATTCTTCTACGACGAGTTGGAAATGGGTTTGAAATACGATTTGTTTTATCTCGCCATCCATTATTGGGAGGGCAGATGGATACTGGCCACACAGGAAGTTATTGCGGAAGACCGTATTCACAGAAACGGAACAGCCGATGCAGCAAAGCGCTGGCAGCGCTTTGCCATGTTGAGTCCCTGCTTTGTTTCCACTTTTTTTATGGCGCCGAAGTTTTTTACTTACTCAAAGCTAATTAAAGGAAGTGGATCGAAAAGTGTTTGGGACACACCGCCATTAACTGCTTTTATTGATCTCCTTATTGTTGATGAGGCCGGGCAGGTATCTCCGGAAGTGGGCGCGGCTACTTTTGCGCTGGCCCGGAAAGCAGTAGTGGTAGGAGATACCCTACAGATAGAGCCTGTATGGAACGTACCGGCGAAGGTGGACCATGCCAATTTGTTCCGCTCCCGTGTGATATCAGATATCAATGATCAGTATGCAATTGGCGAACTTCTGACGAAAGGCTTCCTGAGCAGCTCCGGTAGTATTATGAAACTGGCCCAGAAGGCGACGCCTTATCAAATGTATCAGGACATGGAGCGTGGAATGATGCTAACAGAACACAGGCGATGTTTTGATGAAATTATAACCTACTGCAACAAACTTGCTTATCATGGTTTATTGGAGCCCAAAAAAGGTCCGGCAAAAGATATATTATTCGCGCCTATGCAGTTTCATGCTGTCAGCGGCATTTCTGAAGCAAGAGGGACCAGTAAGGCCAATCAGGAAGAAGCCGTTGCAATTGCCTCCTGGGTTTTAACCCATCAGCAACAGATTATCAGCTATTACCAGGAGATAGAAAATGCTGCTGCAAACAGAGAAAAGCGGGTGGCTAAAACACTTCGGCTGGCGGATGTTATAGGCATTATCACTCCATTCACCGGCCAGAAATATGAATTGTCCAAAACGCTTCGGAAATCAGGAGTGGACCTCTCCGGGCTCACCATCGGTACTGTACATGCACTGCAGGGAGCGGAGCGCCCGGTGATTTTATTTTCTGCCACCTACGGTAGCAACGATATAAAGAAGGGGTACTTTTTTGACCGCGGGGTAAATATGCTAAACGTAGCAGTATCCAGGGCTAAGGATGCCTTTGTGCTGTTCGGGAATAAAGAAATATTGACGAAAAGCGATACTACGCCTTCCGGACAATTATACCGTTACATTAAATGGCTTACTGAAAAGCCGATGACCATCGGCCAGGAAGCTAGTTCTTTTCCTCCCCACCCCTGA
- the gap gene encoding type I glyceraldehyde-3-phosphate dehydrogenase, with translation MGTTLKIGINGFGRIGRLVYRQIYKMPGIDVVAINDLTSPTVLAHLLKYDSAQGRFDAEVKHSENAINVNGEDVKIYAQRDPSQIPWKEHDIDVVIECTGFFADKDKAAAHITAGAKRVVISAPATGDLKTIVFNVNHELLDGTETVISCASCTTNCLAPMAKVLQDKYGIVTGLMTTVHAYTNDQNTLDAPHPKGDLRRARAAAANIVPNSTGAAKAIGLVLPELKGKLDGNAQRVPTITGSLTELTTILSKKVTAEEVNAAMKAASNESFGYTEDEIVSSDIIGIHYGSLFDATQTKVMTVGDHQLVKTVSWYDNEMSYVSQLVRTVKYFAGLISK, from the coding sequence ATGGGAACTACTCTCAAAATTGGTATTAATGGATTCGGCCGTATCGGTCGTTTGGTATACCGCCAGATTTACAAAATGCCCGGCATTGATGTGGTAGCTATCAATGACCTTACCAGCCCAACCGTGCTGGCGCATTTGCTGAAATATGATTCAGCGCAGGGTAGGTTTGATGCAGAAGTTAAACATTCCGAGAACGCAATTAATGTGAACGGCGAAGATGTGAAGATATATGCACAAAGAGACCCCTCTCAAATTCCCTGGAAAGAGCACGACATTGACGTAGTGATTGAGTGCACCGGCTTCTTTGCTGATAAAGACAAAGCTGCTGCGCACATCACCGCTGGCGCTAAGAGAGTTGTAATTTCCGCTCCTGCTACCGGTGATCTGAAAACCATCGTGTTCAACGTAAACCACGAACTGCTGGACGGCACTGAAACGGTTATCTCCTGCGCTTCCTGCACCACCAACTGCCTGGCTCCTATGGCCAAAGTACTGCAGGACAAGTACGGTATCGTTACCGGCCTGATGACCACCGTTCACGCTTACACCAACGACCAGAACACCCTCGATGCTCCGCATCCGAAAGGTGACCTGCGCCGTGCCCGCGCTGCTGCCGCCAACATCGTTCCGAACAGCACCGGTGCTGCAAAAGCTATCGGCCTGGTACTGCCTGAACTGAAAGGCAAACTGGACGGTAACGCACAGCGTGTGCCTACCATCACCGGCTCTCTCACTGAGCTGACGACCATCCTCAGCAAAAAAGTAACTGCTGAAGAAGTGAATGCAGCGATGAAAGCAGCTTCCAACGAATCTTTCGGTTACACTGAAGATGAAATCGTAAGCTCCGACATCATCGGTATCCACTACGGTTCCCTGTTCGACGCTACCCAGACTAAAGTAATGACCGTTGGTGATCATCAGCTGGTTAAAACCGTGTCCTGGTACGACAACGAAATGAGCTACGTATCTCAGCTGGTTCGTACTGTGAAGTACTTCGCCGGCCTGATCAGCAAATAA
- a CDS encoding DUF1345 domain-containing protein, translating into MAKRRKLKDVIRLYPLQRSMISLGLTALVWAILQVCRITISPLVLSVLLWDVFALSYIGIAWLVFVWRKVPEIRAWAREDDGGRTFVTIFLLVSSFASMIIVALLMVSDEPEKPGIYLPVAIVGILSSWALVHTTYSFHYAHLFYDDDVHDSNRHAGGLNFPQEKYPDYVDFAYFSFVIGMTFQVSDVEIGSRAIRRTVLIHGLLSYLLNTFVMALTINLIAGLIHK; encoded by the coding sequence ATGGCAAAACGGAGAAAGCTTAAAGATGTCATCCGTCTCTATCCTTTACAGCGCAGTATGATCAGCCTGGGGCTCACGGCACTCGTGTGGGCAATATTGCAAGTGTGTCGTATCACTATCAGTCCGTTGGTGCTTTCCGTGCTTTTATGGGACGTTTTCGCCCTTTCCTATATCGGCATCGCCTGGCTGGTGTTTGTGTGGCGCAAGGTGCCTGAAATTCGCGCATGGGCCCGGGAGGATGACGGCGGACGAACTTTCGTGACCATCTTTCTCCTCGTGTCTTCCTTTGCCAGCATGATCATCGTGGCATTGCTGATGGTGTCTGACGAGCCGGAGAAACCGGGTATCTACCTGCCGGTGGCGATTGTGGGGATATTATCTTCCTGGGCATTGGTACACACCACCTACAGCTTCCACTACGCCCACCTGTTTTATGATGACGATGTGCATGACAGCAACCGTCACGCCGGCGGACTAAATTTCCCGCAGGAGAAATATCCTGACTACGTGGACTTCGCCTACTTTTCCTTTGTGATCGGAATGACTTTCCAGGTATCGGATGTGGAGATCGGCAGCCGCGCCATCAGACGCACCGTGCTGATACATGGATTATTATCCTATCTGCTCAATACATTTGTGATGGCGTTGACGATCAACCTGATCGCCGGGCTGATTCATAAATAA